A region of Thermobifida halotolerans DNA encodes the following proteins:
- a CDS encoding PIN domain-containing protein: MSTTLPVVYDTGALLAAERNDKHFLDRHERLCRQGRSLLVITPVLAQAWRNGARQERLARFLKTCSILAPTERLAYRAGELIGRSGLSDAVDAMVVAAAFDRAAIRIVTSDPGDIAKLCEASGRSMVPAIHTP, encoded by the coding sequence ATGAGCACCACCCTTCCCGTCGTCTACGACACGGGAGCCCTCCTCGCGGCCGAACGCAACGACAAGCACTTCCTGGATCGCCACGAGCGGCTCTGCAGACAGGGGCGGTCGCTGCTCGTCATCACGCCGGTCCTCGCGCAGGCATGGCGGAACGGAGCGCGTCAGGAGCGACTGGCGCGCTTCCTGAAGACCTGCTCGATTCTCGCGCCGACCGAGAGGCTCGCATATCGTGCAGGAGAGCTCATCGGACGCAGTGGACTGAGCGACGCGGTGGACGCGATGGTGGTGGCCGCCGCCTTCGACCGAGCCGCCATCCGGATCGTGACCAGTGATCCGGGGGACATCGCCAAGCTGTGCGAGGCGTCGGGCCGCAGCATGGTTCCGGCGATCCACACTCCCTAA
- the rodA gene encoding rod shape-determining protein RodA, translated as MSLRSETSVRPASPGVRLRRLAVWAAPHRVDWVLLAAVLALGVLGVLVVWSATLSPDGSTGLTEYAWRHLGHLVLALLVCLAVASLGHRVVRACVPVVFAVATVGLLLVLTPLGEVINGARSWIVIGGLQAQPGEVAKIALILGVAVLLGEPRDGEPAPTTRDVLFSLAVLAVPMGLILLQPDLGTAMVLGAVYLAMLASSGASPRWVLLLLGCGLLGALAVWRFDLLKDYQVARFASFIDPGADPLGAGYNVNQALIAVGSGGLGGSGLFRGEQTSGKFVPEQHTDFIFTVVAEELGFVGGSAAIVLLGVVLLRVLRVAARCGHPYGRLVCVGVAAWICFQAFVNIGMTLGLTPVTGLPLPFVSYGGSAAVANLTGIGLVLAVRAHDREAE; from the coding sequence ATGTCGCTTCGCTCCGAGACGTCCGTGCGGCCGGCCTCCCCGGGGGTGCGCCTCAGGCGGCTCGCCGTGTGGGCCGCGCCCCACCGTGTGGACTGGGTGCTGCTGGCAGCGGTGCTCGCCCTCGGTGTGCTGGGGGTCCTGGTGGTGTGGTCGGCCACCCTGTCGCCCGACGGGTCGACGGGGCTCACCGAGTACGCCTGGCGGCACCTGGGGCACCTGGTGCTCGCTCTGCTGGTCTGTCTCGCCGTCGCCTCGTTGGGCCACCGGGTGGTGCGCGCCTGCGTGCCCGTCGTGTTCGCGGTCGCCACGGTCGGGCTGCTCCTGGTGCTCACCCCGCTGGGTGAGGTCATCAACGGCGCCCGTTCGTGGATCGTGATCGGCGGTCTGCAGGCCCAGCCGGGGGAGGTCGCCAAGATCGCGCTGATCCTGGGGGTGGCCGTGCTGCTGGGCGAACCCCGGGACGGGGAGCCCGCCCCCACCACCCGGGACGTGCTGTTCAGCCTGGCGGTTCTGGCGGTGCCGATGGGACTGATCCTGCTGCAACCCGATCTGGGTACCGCGATGGTGCTGGGAGCGGTCTACCTGGCCATGCTCGCCTCCTCGGGCGCGTCGCCGCGCTGGGTGCTGCTCCTTCTCGGCTGCGGACTGCTGGGCGCTCTCGCGGTGTGGCGGTTCGACCTGCTGAAGGACTACCAGGTGGCACGTTTCGCCTCCTTCATCGACCCGGGGGCCGACCCGCTGGGCGCCGGGTACAACGTCAACCAGGCGCTCATCGCCGTCGGCTCGGGTGGTCTGGGGGGCTCCGGACTGTTCCGGGGTGAGCAGACGAGCGGGAAGTTCGTCCCCGAACAGCACACCGACTTCATCTTCACCGTCGTGGCCGAGGAGCTCGGTTTCGTCGGGGGGAGTGCCGCCATCGTCCTGCTGGGCGTGGTGCTGCTGCGCGTCCTGCGGGTCGCCGCCCGCTGCGGCCACCCCTACGGCCGGCTGGTCTGCGTCGGGGTCGCCGCCTGGATCTGCTTCCAGGCGTTCGTCAACATCGGCATGACCCTGGGGCTCACGCCGGTCACCGGACTGCCCCTGCCGTTCGTCTCCTACGGGGGGTCCGCCGCCGTCGCCAACCTCACCGGGATCGGCCTGGTGCTGGCCGTCCGCGCGCATGACAGGGAAGCGGAGTAG
- a CDS encoding rod shape-determining protein: MTTRPAFLSRDMAVDLGTANTLVYLRGRGIVLNEPSVVALNTSTGRIVAVGTEAKQIIGRTPEGITAVRPLKDGVIADFETTERMLRYFVHKTHRRRHLARPRLVVAVPSGVAPVEHRAVKEAGHRAGARRVFVIEEPMAAAIGAGLPVHEPTGTMVVDIGGGTTQVAVISMGGIVISRSVRVGGDELDEAIIAFVKKEHSLTVGERTAEELKKAVASVHPAATEELRAEVRGRDLVSGLPKTVLLSAAQVREAVEEPVCAIIDAVRATLDRCPPELAGDIMDRGIALTGGGALLRGLDERLRHETGMPVHVAENAPDSVAVGAGTCAENYERLDRVLVPERRR; this comes from the coding sequence ATGACCACCAGACCCGCTTTTCTCAGCCGTGACATGGCGGTCGACCTGGGAACCGCGAACACCCTCGTCTACCTGCGCGGCCGGGGAATCGTCCTGAACGAGCCCTCGGTGGTGGCCCTCAACACCTCGACCGGGAGGATCGTGGCGGTCGGCACCGAGGCCAAGCAGATCATCGGCCGCACCCCCGAAGGCATCACCGCCGTACGTCCGCTCAAGGACGGCGTCATCGCCGACTTCGAGACCACCGAGCGGATGCTGCGGTACTTCGTCCACAAGACCCACCGGCGCCGCCATCTTGCCAGACCGCGTCTGGTCGTCGCGGTGCCCAGCGGAGTCGCCCCGGTGGAGCACCGCGCGGTCAAGGAAGCCGGCCACCGGGCCGGGGCGCGCCGCGTCTTCGTCATCGAAGAACCCATGGCCGCGGCGATCGGAGCGGGACTGCCCGTGCACGAGCCGACCGGCACCATGGTCGTGGACATCGGCGGCGGAACCACCCAGGTGGCCGTCATCTCCATGGGCGGCATCGTCATCTCCCGGTCCGTCCGGGTCGGCGGGGACGAACTCGACGAGGCCATCATCGCCTTCGTCAAGAAGGAGCACTCCCTGACGGTGGGGGAGCGCACCGCCGAGGAGCTCAAGAAGGCCGTCGCCTCGGTCCATCCCGCGGCGACCGAGGAGCTGCGCGCCGAGGTGCGCGGCCGGGACCTGGTCAGCGGCCTGCCCAAGACCGTGCTCCTGTCGGCGGCGCAGGTCCGCGAGGCCGTCGAGGAACCCGTCTGCGCCATCATCGACGCGGTGCGCGCCACCCTGGACCGCTGCCCCCCGGAGTTGGCGGGCGACATCATGGACCGCGGCATCGCCCTCACCGGCGGCGGAGCGCTGCTGCGCGGCCTGGACGAGCGGCTGCGCCACGAGACCGGGATGCCGGTCCACGTGGCCGAGAACGCGCCGGACTCGGTGGCCGTGGGCGCGGGCACCTGCGCGGAGAACTACGAGCGGCTCGACCGGGTCCTGGTTCCCGAGCGGCGGCGCTGA
- the ndk gene encoding nucleoside-diphosphate kinase has product MERTLVLIKPDGVRRNIIGDVISRIERKGLKIAALELRTLDEETAKTHYEEHTDKPFFPSLVEFITGGPLVAMVVEGNRAVEAFRSLAGTTDPIAAAPGTIRGDYGLDVQANIVHGSDSTYSAEREIKLFFPDLA; this is encoded by the coding sequence GTGGAGCGCACCCTTGTCCTGATCAAGCCCGACGGCGTGCGTCGCAACATCATCGGCGACGTCATCTCCCGCATCGAGCGCAAGGGGCTCAAGATCGCCGCCCTCGAACTGCGCACCCTGGACGAGGAGACCGCCAAGACCCACTACGAGGAGCACACCGACAAGCCGTTCTTTCCCTCGCTGGTCGAGTTCATCACCGGCGGCCCGCTGGTGGCCATGGTCGTGGAGGGCAACCGCGCGGTCGAGGCGTTTCGCTCCCTGGCCGGCACCACCGACCCGATCGCCGCCGCTCCGGGCACCATCCGCGGTGACTACGGCCTGGACGTCCAGGCCAACATCGTGCACGGCTCGGACTCCACCTACTCGGCCGAGCGCGAGATCAAGCTGTTCTTCCCCGACCTGGCCTGA
- a CDS encoding DUF4233 domain-containing protein, producing the protein MRTVCAVVLAFEAVVLGLAIPVAIQLGGHSPGLAGGVWGGLALAALVLAGTQRFAWGFYAACALQVAFVASSLLVPGLTYLGIVFAGLWIAGVVLGRRVEAVRTASGDAGGA; encoded by the coding sequence GTGCGGACCGTCTGCGCCGTTGTCCTGGCTTTCGAAGCGGTGGTGCTGGGCCTGGCCATCCCCGTCGCCATCCAGCTCGGCGGACACTCGCCGGGCCTGGCCGGAGGGGTCTGGGGCGGTCTCGCCCTGGCCGCGCTGGTTCTGGCCGGGACGCAGCGCTTCGCCTGGGGCTTCTACGCCGCGTGCGCGCTCCAGGTGGCGTTCGTGGCCAGCAGCCTGCTCGTACCGGGGCTGACCTACCTGGGGATCGTCTTCGCCGGGCTGTGGATCGCCGGAGTGGTCCTCGGACGGCGGGTCGAGGCGGTGCGGACCGCGTCCGGGGACGCGGGCGGAGCCTGA
- a CDS encoding bifunctional folylpolyglutamate synthase/dihydrofolate synthase produces MHSRYREAQAGILARAGESVIHPTLDRMRAAMDLLGHPQSNYRVIHVTGTNGKTSTARMIDGLLRERQLRVGRYTSPHLTSMRERIVIDGEPISEEAFVDLYADVLPYVRMVDEGSDVPMSFFEVLTVMAYAAFADAPVDVAVVEVGMGGTWDATNVVEADVAVVTPVSVDHTRYLSDTVEGIAEEKAGIIKPGSVAVLAQQTLPAAQTLLRRAAEVGAEVAREGLEFGVLHRDLAVGGQQIAVKGLRSGYDGIFLPMFGAHQASNAAVALAAVEAFAVPSDREEGLDPDLVRTAMAKASSPGRLEIVRTSPTVLVDSAHNPAGMTATVEAVRESFTFDRLVGVVAVLADKDVEGILEPLEPLLGEVVVTANSSPRAMPPRELREIAEEVFGADRVHLAARLDDAIDQAVTLAERDAQFGGAGVLVTGSVVTAGDATHLMKRE; encoded by the coding sequence GTGCATTCGCGCTATCGGGAGGCGCAGGCCGGGATCCTCGCGCGCGCGGGGGAGTCGGTCATCCATCCCACGCTGGACCGCATGCGCGCGGCGATGGACCTGCTCGGCCACCCCCAGAGCAACTACCGCGTCATCCACGTGACCGGGACCAACGGCAAGACCTCGACCGCGCGGATGATCGACGGCCTGCTCCGGGAGCGGCAGTTGCGGGTCGGACGCTACACCAGTCCGCACCTGACGAGCATGCGCGAGCGCATCGTGATCGACGGTGAGCCGATCTCCGAGGAGGCGTTCGTCGACCTCTACGCCGACGTCCTGCCGTACGTGCGGATGGTGGACGAGGGAAGCGACGTGCCCATGTCGTTCTTCGAGGTGCTCACCGTCATGGCGTACGCGGCCTTCGCCGACGCGCCCGTGGACGTGGCCGTGGTCGAGGTGGGCATGGGCGGCACGTGGGACGCCACCAACGTGGTCGAGGCCGACGTCGCCGTCGTCACCCCCGTCTCCGTCGACCACACCCGCTACCTCTCCGACACGGTCGAGGGCATCGCCGAGGAGAAGGCGGGCATCATCAAACCCGGCAGCGTCGCGGTGCTCGCCCAGCAGACACTGCCCGCCGCGCAGACGCTGCTGCGCCGGGCCGCCGAGGTGGGAGCCGAGGTCGCCCGTGAGGGGCTGGAGTTCGGCGTCCTCCACAGGGACCTCGCCGTGGGGGGACAGCAGATCGCCGTCAAGGGGCTGCGCTCCGGCTACGACGGGATCTTCCTGCCGATGTTCGGCGCCCACCAGGCGTCCAACGCCGCCGTGGCCCTGGCCGCCGTCGAGGCGTTCGCCGTTCCCTCCGACCGGGAGGAGGGACTCGACCCCGACCTGGTGCGCACCGCCATGGCCAAGGCCTCCTCTCCGGGACGGCTGGAGATCGTGCGGACCAGTCCGACGGTCCTCGTCGACTCCGCGCACAATCCCGCGGGGATGACCGCGACCGTGGAGGCGGTCCGCGAGTCCTTCACCTTCGACCGGCTGGTGGGGGTGGTGGCGGTCCTGGCGGACAAGGACGTCGAGGGCATCCTGGAACCGTTGGAGCCGCTGCTCGGCGAGGTGGTGGTCACCGCCAACTCCTCGCCGCGCGCGATGCCGCCGCGGGAGCTCCGCGAGATCGCCGAGGAGGTCTTCGGCGCCGACCGCGTCCACCTGGCCGCCCGGTTGGACGACGCCATCGACCAGGCCGTCACCCTGGCCGAGCGGGACGCGCAGTTCGGTGGCGCCGGGGTGCTCGTGACCGGTTCGGTCGTCACCGCCGGAGACGCCACCCACCTGATGAAGAGGGAGTGA